The genomic segment ATAAGGCCCCCTTGACTCCCAGGCCTCAGGGTGGGCACTGACCAGGCGCTTGGAGATCTTGTGAAGCAGCTCCTGCAGGCTGATGGTGTCCTCCGCCAGAACGCTGTCCTTCAGGCGCCATTGCAGGACCTCCGCTGCCTCCTTGAGTGTCTCCCTCGCAATCTTCAAAGAAGAGAAGGGAGCTGAGTTAGTCTCACTTGGAGGGCAAGGATCcctttccttcctaccttccctccctcctgagcCCCAGCACTGGGCCTCCCTTCCACCTACCTTGGCCCCATCCTCGTCTTCATCCTCCACATGCACTAGCACCGCCAGGAGGCCATGGATGGTCTGGCGCTCCTCAAGGGGATGTACTGGGCGCCAGAGAAAATACTGGGAGCATTCTAgggctgccttccagatcttgGCCACCTCctaaaagggggaaggaaaggagaCCTTATTTCCCCCTGTTTCCTCGCATGAAGCCCCTTCTCAGGGCTTGGGGAGAGGGGGGAGCTGGCACCCTCCCCAAAAAGGCCCAAGGGCCAAGACTCACATGGTGGAAGTGAAGGCGGCACCTGGCAGTCAGGTGAACCTTCGCAAGGGCCTGGTCTTCCATATATAGCAGGGGCTCCAGCCGGCCAGCCAGGTCCAGGAACTCCACAGTGATGTTGGTGTGGGGGGATTGCATCCCCCCGAGAACCCTGTCCAGGAGCTCCTGAAGGCCCATGGTCtgcaaagagagaaaaaggaggataAAGTCAAATCACAACTCTGCCTAAGAGGTCCCCTGCAGAGAACTCCTGACTGCAGCCTCCCCCCCCTTGTTTGGGGAAGGAACCTTCCAAGATCTACCATATTGTATGTTCTTCCTGTGATTACAAGAGCAAGGCCTGCTGGGCCTCTCTGTGGTGTGTGGAGCCTGGGCTCTGTCTGGCTTACCTCCCTATAGGTTTTGCAGAGGAGGAGAAGGCCCTGCCTTCTCTGATATTGGATGACCAGGCTGCAATGTTGTAGCCAGGCTGTCAGCAGTGCCCAGGTGGCCCCGGAATGGACCTGCCTGGAATGCCCTCTGCCCATG from the Anolis carolinensis isolate JA03-04 chromosome 5, rAnoCar3.1.pri, whole genome shotgun sequence genome contains:
- the LOC107982948 gene encoding uncharacterized protein LOC107982948; this translates as MGLQELLDRVLGGMQSPHTNITVEFLDLAGRLEPLLYMEDQALAKVHLTARCRLHFHHEVAKIWKAALECSQYFLWRPVHPLEERQTIHGLLAVLVHVEDEDEDGAKIARETLKEAAEVLQWRLKDSVLAEDTISLQELLHKISKRLIQHCSPRRELEEQVYGFLHFFKSQRPSAKKAAAMLLASCQVTFFTSTATSVPRETCTPSRPG